In the Setaria italica strain Yugu1 chromosome VI, Setaria_italica_v2.0, whole genome shotgun sequence genome, one interval contains:
- the LOC111257556 gene encoding uncharacterized protein LOC111257556, with protein MASTYTRWIYHGEPMEDTMIENTGHRGEQIDFTADVNLNEVEEADPNEKIPDMVRELFTSEAGRRKKSMFAILLEEMKQELYPGAAYSRFSFVVKLLHLKSFYRISNVAFTAFVKLLADAFPHCSIPTSYEEAKKLIRALGLGYNTIHVCPNNCVLFRKNYAAHDVCPVCSASRWKDKDGRKKIPEKVLRHFPLIPRMFASKEISELAQWHKLKRNAVENELNHPTDGEAWKAFDTKYAWFAQDARNIRLGLATDGFNPFGKMNSSYSRWPVFRIPYNFPPWECMEQSKFIMGLLIPGPLCPGTDFDVFLEPLIEELLDLWKGIPTLDALTDKSFDLHAAVIWCIHDYPALSTLSGRVTRGYYACVRCDKDPCSRRIRNKIGASFQGTIHGGKKNGLTERMKDVKS; from the coding sequence ATGGCTAGCACGTACACTAGGTGGATCTATCATGGAGAACCAATGGAGGACACAATGATTGAAAATACTGGCCATCGGGGTGAACAGATTGATTTCACCGCGGATGTTAATTTGAATGAGGTTGAAGAAGCCGACCCTAACGAAAAAATTCCTGATATGGTACGGGAGTTGTTCACATCTGAAGCAGGTCGAAGGAAAAAATCAATGTTTGCTATACTATTAGAAGAGATGAAGCAAGAACTTTACCCTGGTGCAGCTTATTCAAGATTTTCTTTTGTGGTGAAATTACTTCATCTCAAGTCATTTTATCGAATCAGTAATGTTGCATTTACTGCATTTGTGAAGTTGTTAGCAGATGCATTCCCACATTGCTCTATTCCTACATCTTACGAGGAAGCAAAGAAACTTATTCGTGCTTTGGGACTTGGATATAATACAATCCATGTGTGCCCgaataattgtgtattgtttCGTAAGAATTATGCAGCACATGATGTGTGTCCAGTATGTAGCGCATCAAGATGGAAAGATAaagatggaaggaaaaaaattcctGAGAAAGTATTGCGTCATTTTCCATTGATTCCAAGGATGTTTGCTTCCAAAGAAATATCTGAATTGGCACAATGGCATAAGTTGAAAAGAAATGCAGTGGAGAATGAGCTCAATCACCCAACTGATGGTGAGGCATGGAAAGCATTTGATACTAAATATGCTTGGTTTGCCCAAGATGCAAGAAACATTAGACTTGGTCTTGCTACAGATGGTTTTAATCCATTTGGCAAAATGAACTCCTCGTACAGTAGGTGGCCTGTATTTCGTATCCCTTACAACTTTCCGCCATGGGAATGTATGGAGCAATCGAAGTTCATCATGGGCTTACTCATCCCTGGTCCATTATGCCCTGGAACGGACTTCGATGTATTTTTGGAGCCACTCATTGAAGAGTTGCTAGATCTTTGGAAAGGTATCCCTACTTTGGATGCATTGACTGACAAATCTTTTGATCTACATGCTGCAGTTATATGGTGCATTCATGATTATCCAGCTTTGAGCACATTGTCAGGTCGAGTCACAAGAGGCTATTATGCTTGTGTCCGTTGTGACAAAGATCCTTGCTCTAGAAGAATAAGGAATAAGATCGGCGCTTCCTTCCAAGGGACCATccatggaggaaaaaaaaatggtttgACGGAAAGGATGAAGGACGTGAAAAGCTAG
- the LOC111257639 gene encoding uncharacterized protein LOC111257639, which yields MQPHHCFLPLRLKPTPPPLRSYHKVPVNGHQKAAAAAAVLAGRVSHAAFSSPPHPVPHVALLILTPSCPPRRTRRPVPHADEPTAPNLELTTCPAPTSVASSFAPPLNMMPLARKLAASRRQPAESPATECERVRAEMIMRNNRVFQSLGINATKDILNKTIQTKKDALLNKTTAAKKAMARENSGSLYDPRDSDGSEEGVVDKVSQNVPCNTIVANGGARGSKRV from the exons ATGCAGCCGCACCACTGTTTCCTTCCCTTGAGACTGAAGCCAACTCCTCCTCCCTTGAGATCATACCACAAGGTTCCAGTGAATGGACATCAGAAggccgctgctgctgcagctgttcTTGCAG GTAGGGTTTCCCACGCCGCCTTCTCATCCCCACCCCATCCCGTCCCCCACGTGGCCCTTCTCATCCTCACCCCGTCCTGTCCCCCACGCCGCACGCGCCGTCCTGTCCCCCACGCCGACGAGCCCACTGCTCCGAATCTCGAGCTGACGACGTGCCCTGCTCCAACATCTGTAGCGTCCTCCTTCGCTCCACCTTTGAACATGATGCCTCTTGCACGAAAGTTGGCTGCAAGCAGACGGCAACCAGCAG AGTCGCCAGCCACTGAATGTGAAAGAGTAAGGGCTGAAATGATCATGAGGAACAATCGTGTATTTCAGTCCCTTGGTATTAATGCAACAAAGGACATTTTGAACAAGACCATTCAAACAAAGAAGGATGCACTTTTGAACAAGACCACTGCAGCTAAGAAGGCTATGGCTCGTGAAAACTCTGGTTCATTGTATGACCCTAGAGATAGTGATGGCAGTGAAGAGGGTGTAGTTGATAAG GTTTCACAGAATGTGCCTTGCAACACCATCGTTGCTAATGGAGGAGCAAGAGGTTCAAAGA